CTGAGTACTTCAACTAAGCGTAAATGCCGCGCTGCCGAATCGTGTAGGCCACGCGGTTGATGGCCAGCATGTAGGCGGCGATGCGGTTGTTCACCCCGTGGGTGTCGGCGTACGCCACCACGTCCTCGAACGAGCTGCGCATGATGTGCTCCAACTGCTCGTTGACCACCGACTCTTTCCAGAAGTATCCCTGGCGGTCCTGCACCCACTCGAAGTACGAGGTGGTGACCCCGCCGGCGTTGCACAAGATGTCAGGGATGACAAAGACCTTTTTCTCCTGGAGGATGTCGTCGGCGGCGGCGGTGGTGGGGCCGTTGGCGCCCTCGGCCAGGATCCTGGCCTTCACCGACTCGGCGTTCTGGGTAGTGATGACGTTCTCGGTGGCCGCGGGGAGCAGCACCTCGCACTCGGTGGTGAGCAGCGAAGCGGACTCACGCACCTCCGCCCCGGGGAAGCCGACCACGGTGCCGTTGCGCTGGCGGTACTCGACCAGCTTGTCCACCTCCATGCCGTTGGGGTTGTAGAGGCCGCCGTCCCACTCGGCGATGCCGATGATCTTGTAGCCGTGCTCATACATCAGGCGGGCGGCGTTGGAGCCGACGTTGCCGAAGCCCTGCACGATCACCCGGGTCTCGTCGCGGTTCATCTTGAGCTTCTTGAGGGCCTCGTCGCAGACCACCATGATGCCGCGCCCGGTGGCCTCGCGCCGGCCGCGCGAGCCGCCCATGTCGATGGGCTTGCCGGTGACCACCGCGGTGACGGTCTGGCGCATGTGCATGGAGTAGGTGTCCATCATCCAGGCCATGGTCTGCTCGTTGGTGTTCATGTCGGGGGCGGGGACGTCCTTCTCCGGGCCGATGAACTCCATCAGCTCCGCGGTGTAGCGCCGGGTCATGCGCTCCAGCTCGCCCATGGACATCTTCTTGGGGTCGCAGATGACGCCGCCCTTGGCGCCCCCGAAGGGGATGTTCACCACCGCGCACTTCCAGGTCATCCAGGCGGCCAGGGCGCGGACCTCTTCCAGCGTGACATCGGGCGAGTAGCGCACGCCGCCCTTGGCGGGACCGCGGGCGATCGAGTGCTGCACCCGGAAGCCGGTGAAGACTTCCAGGCGGCCGTCGTCCATCGAGACGGGGATGTGCACGATGAGCTCGCGGTTGGGATAGCGCA
The window above is part of the Terriglobales bacterium genome. Proteins encoded here:
- a CDS encoding Glu/Leu/Phe/Val dehydrogenase produces the protein MAKTISVEQEINPWESQAARFDLAAQKLNLDEGLWKILRYPNRELIVHIPVSMDDGRLEVFTGFRVQHSIARGPAKGGVRYSPDVTLEEVRALAAWMTWKCAVVNIPFGGAKGGVICDPKKMSMGELERMTRRYTAELMEFIGPEKDVPAPDMNTNEQTMAWMMDTYSMHMRQTVTAVVTGKPIDMGGSRGRREATGRGIMVVCDEALKKLKMNRDETRVIVQGFGNVGSNAARLMYEHGYKIIGIAEWDGGLYNPNGMEVDKLVEYRQRNGTVVGFPGAEVRESASLLTTECEVLLPAATENVITTQNAESVKARILAEGANGPTTAAADDILQEKKVFVIPDILCNAGGVTTSYFEWVQDRQGYFWKESVVNEQLEHIMRSSFEDVVAYADTHGVNNRIAAYMLAINRVAYTIRQRGIYA